The DNA segment AACTCGGGCCTCTCCTTCGATGCTATGGCATTTCGTCACTTTCAGGAAAAGCATCATCCGCCGCATCATTAACCACATTGCTCCTCCCACCACTTCCGGCGATATCATTCGAGATGCTCTGCGAATTATCGACATTTCAGACAACGCAGCGGCCGAAAGATATAAAGACACGGATCTCTCGCGAAAGGCGAAGGCGCCGGACAATTTGACCGACGATCAACTTCGAAGGCTCTGGCGCCTCTTTGTCCGAATGATTCACTTCATCGAAGATTACATATCGAAAGCAACAAGCGTCTATCCCCCGAGAGCTTACATGGGCATTCCAGACGTAATCGATGGCAGCGGAAGTTATTTCCAGGGGCAGAGACTAGAAACCAACGCCGTGAGGTTCACGACGTTGACAAGTGCTGAGCGGCATAGGTTCTTATCTGCCTTTATGAGACATGAGCTGCTTTGCAAGATTTTCTATCCGCGGGATAGGTATCTTGGAGAGGAAATAGCGATGGGAAGACCGCTAGCCAAAATGTGTCAGGAGGCTGATTGGGAGATATTACTGTCCGTCCATGCATACTATACAGCTGTGTACGGAGCGTTGTTCGCGCATGGTGCGAGTTCCTGGTTTCCAGGTATACCTGAGCAATGCCAGAGAGGGGAGCCGCCTCAGAGTTCTGTGCCCACTGAGTACGGATTATTATTCCCTGATAATATCTTTCTCAATGCTAGAGAGTACGAGAAAGATTTGGATACAAACAACCAGGTTTTGGCCTATGTGTTGCCATGTTTTGGTCTGGACTGCTTGACGCAAATCCTGTTATATGTAAGAAAGGCGGTCTGGCACGAATTCATTCTTAAAACATGGCTCCGAACATTACCTTTTGCCACCTGGTATGACTGGAGCCTATGGACTGAAGAGCTCCCCAATAGTCTCACAGAGACAGAGTTTACAAGCTACGATCGGCCTCGGACAGATCAGCCACGCCGAGGCTACAACGGCATCAATTGGGACAGAGGCATAACATTCAGACCTGGGAATCAACGCCACGAGTGGGTGAAAGATGTCCAACTTGCCGCTTATCGTCAACGCGCCTGGGGGCTATTTGATGACGACAGGTTGTATCCGAAGCATACCAACCACTTCCCACCCTTTCATGAGCTTTATCGAATGCAAACGGAATTTGAGGAGATGGGATCTCGTGCTAAGCTATAGCGCAATCATAGAAGGTCTCAGCAATGGCAGGATTACTGGGCCTTGGATATACCAGTACCACCTAGACCACGACGCGAAATCGTAGCTAATGCTGATGCGGGCACTATTATTAGGCATCTGGGGCCTTGCGTAAGGTTTTTTGATGCCCCGAACGAGAAGCTGCCGAACAAGCTAGTATGAGGTTTGTGAAAAACTATGTATTACAAAGAGGTAGGCAAATAAAAAGTATTAAAATGCATGGCAATTTTTTGGAGGTTTGCCCCAAACGTTCCTAACTTTGTAAAAACCCATCTTAAGTTTAGGCCCCCATCGCAACGTACCCCGTAGCGAGCTCGAATGGGCTCTAATAGCATCACACAAACAAGGTGAGGCGATAGGGAATTCAGAGATTCTATATACATATTATTTAAGAATTAAATACTCGTTTGAACCAATCACTTTGTTCGTACAGTGGTGCCTCTACTGCATGGTGGCAATGCTCACCGTGAGTGTAGGTTAAGTAGCTTCACAAAGTGACCTAAGAACTCCTCGCCGCCTTGATAATGACATCGCtagccttctcagcaacaatgTACAAAGGAAGCGCGATATAAAAACCAGGGATCTTGGGGAAAACACTAGCATCAACAACGCGCAAGCCCTCAGTACCCCGAACCTTGAACTCAGAGTCTAGAACAGCCATGGGATCGTCATCAGCACCAATGGGAGCAGTGCACGAAGCATGGTGGCCCCACgcctcatccttgaggaactgcttcgccttcttctcagtgtTTGTCTGGCTTCCGGGCCAAACTTCGGGGAAGTCGCCGTCAAGAGGGATTAAGTCGTCAAATGCCCTGCGGGCGAACTGGAAGCCTTCGTATGTGGCTTGGAGATCCTTGTCGCCTTCTccgttggcgttgacgccGGTGTCGAAgtagttgaagttgatgttggGCATGTCGCGAGGGTCGGTTGACTTGAGAGTGACAGTACCAGCGTTGTTACGGCTatgagccttgaggatgatCCAAGCCCAGTGCTCGGCGTCGGCGAGTGAGTCGGCGGCGTAGCCGGGGAAATAgcccttgaacttggctggGGCGCcagagatgaggagatcggGCTCATCCTCAGCGACAGAAGACTTGAGGACAATAGCGATAGCGATGCCGTTGGTGCCGTACACACCCTTGGTGATAGGACCAAGACCCTTCTTGTACTGCTCCAAGCAAGGGTCCGGCTGGGTCTCAAGGAATGTGCACTTGGATGTGATGACAAAGTCACTGTCAGTCTTACCAATAACAGTGTTCTCATACCGATCCTGCATGTTGGTTCCAACACCAGGAAGATCGACCACGACAGGAATCTTGAAAGAGTCAAGCTCCTTCCTAGGTCCGATACCACTAAGCTTCAGGAGCTGAGGAGTGTTGAAGGAACCAGCAGAGATGATGACTTCGCGCTTGGCCTTCACGCTACCGGTACCAGTGGACTTGGCTGAGCCGGAGCGAGGGTCGGCACGGTAGAGACTTGCGCCTTGCATGTAGTTGACGCCAACGGCACGAGGCTTGGAACCGCTCTTGTCgaagttgatcttggtaaCCTAAAGATGTGTGAGTGCTGAGGTGATATACACGTTGGGCGACTTACAAgagtgttgagcttgatgtcaagatggtaCTTGCGAGATCCATCCTTGTTGGTAGCCTTGGCAGTGTTGAGGATAAAGTCCCGGGGCCCACCACGAACATTGTCAGTCATCGCCAGCGGAACTTGGTAGAGACCGGTCTTGCTGGTCTGGCCTGGTGCATTCAGATCACGAAGcaagacttggccaaggcctGCGACAGTGTTCAGGACGAAGCCCAGAAGGCCTTTACCCATGGCTGAGGCAGCAGAGATGATCAAAGacagaagcttctgatcCTCAACTACCAACGACAGCGAAGTCAGAGATGTACCCAACCAGCCACTGAAGCCGTGACCGATGATACTGCTGGGGAGATACatgttcttctcaatcttctcgaAGTAAGAGCGCATGTTATCAGGGTTCCAAGAGTCATCACCGGTAAGACTGGCGATGTAAGACCAGTCACTGTCATGAGCGGCAATAGTGATGAGGGCATTGTGACGGGTGCATCCACCGAGAGTACCAGCACGGGGATAAAGAACACCTAAAGGCTTCGCACCCGTAGGCGGCGTGAGTCCAGTATAGTAGCTACCATCGGTCTTTTGGTAGACCATCTTGGAGTCCTTCTTTTGTTGCTTTTCGTCAGGGTAGTGATTGACGAAGTAGTTCCATCGAGTGTCTTCGAACTCAGTCGACATGAGATGCAAGGCGGGAAGCTTCTCAACCCAATCATCGCCAGAGTCACCGCCAGcatcgatgagaaggactttgAAGCCAGCGACTGCGAGGTTGGCGGCGACAGGCCCACCACCTGCACCAGAACCGACGACTACATAGTCATATTCAACAGCGGTATCGCGTTTGCCGATGAAAGGATTATGCGGCTTAGGGGAAGAACTGCCAATACCAATGTAAGTGTGATGCCGCAATTGATGAGACTGGGGGACCTACAGAGCAAAGGCTGAATCAGCCAAAACGGAAATGCAGGTAATAACGAATGACAAACGCATATTGGCTACTCAGCGCCAAGCACTTAAAAACCCAAAGAGTTGGAATAGAATGAATGGACGGCTTTCTAGAGCATGAAACCAGAATCCCAGATGCCGTGCCCTGCCAGATAGATAATAAAGAGGAGAAATTAGGACCCTGCCGCCCAAAATACCACCAGACTCCGCCTGTAAAAACGATCGCCAGGAGGTATTCCAGGAACAGAAGCATGCATTCGGCGTTGCACTTCCGGATGGAAACTTCGTATGGAACCGGAACTTGGGAGTCTTGATCGACTCCGCTTATCAAGGACGGGCGAAGGATTCAGTGCGCATCGATAGAGGCAGATTGACGGAATCCTTCTGATGCCcgagaaaaaaaaagaaacgaaaggGAACGAAGTAACTCAAGGCGGAGAACTTGGGTTCGCAAGCCCCTGGACTAATGAGTTTACAAGGCGCAAGGTCGTACTCGTGCGTTACAGTCGTAGTCGCGGTGGAGTTTGGGTAAAAGGGAACTTGAAATGCTGTCGTATTTGGTTAGTGACAGGGCAACGTAGTCAGTGTAGCATCGACCAGGGGAAGGAAATTCCACCTGTCATCTAGTTAAGTGAAGCATTGTATTTAACTGGGTGATAATACAGTGCGGTATAGCTCAGTAAAATTCCAAGGGGCCAAGTAATAACAGACTTCAGGTGCCATGTTCCGAGCCATAGACTTCGGGGATCTGCCCGTCCCGCGAGTGACCATATTCACAGTCTAGAACATTTAATATCGCCCAGTTCATTACAGCAGGGCTGACCGTTAAGCTAGACTACGGGGATCAGGGCATGCTTGTCCCGTCTGTGCGACGGCGTCAGTTAGTGAAACATTTCCCCGGACGATCGTAGCCATAAACGTGCAAGGCCTAACAATACACTCTGCCCCAACGAACCCTTTTGGTTTAGATTTAGTCACTAGTGCATAACATAATCAACGACAAATAAATGCTCCCAATTCTTCTAAACAAAGCAGTACAGTGAGTCAAGTAGCTCGCAAACTAACTCGGCTTTTCCAGGTCCCATGACATATGACACAAATGATCGACACGATTCATACAGGCTCACACGGAACAGCCGGCCTCCTATCCGTCCACGCAGTCTCCTCGTGGCCCTGCTGCTGGTCCCCTCCCATCTGCGTAAGTTCAATTACCGACGAGTCATCGTGGTGCCGCGAGTACCTTGTCGAGATCTCCGTGTCGATGGTGATTTGCGGCGTGGCGCTGCCCTTTCTGTCGCCAGTTGGCTGCTTTGActccttggagatgttggcgTAGCTGTTCTTGCTGCGGTTCGTGGACGCGAAGACCTTGGGGAAGACGATGCCAAAGAGGGCGCGGATGGCGGGCATGCAGGCGCAGATTATGCCGACGGGGACTTCAATTGTGCTCCAGTATCCGATTTCGACATAGTCCTCTGTGAAATGTGTTAGAGCGGAAAGTGGGAGGGAAATTGGGGAGATGTACGGGTTACGTTGCTGGTTGTTGCGTAGCTTGCTAGAGATTGAAGACGGACTGCGCTGACAATCGTGACGCTGAGACATTAGCAATAGAATGGCACTCGAGAGGGAAACTCACAAGATACCGACGCTAAACATGAGCATGAGTTGAATTTTCTTCCTCAGCGACATCGACAGCCCGTAAAGCTCCTTCAGCGGGATAACCATCGTGCCAACATCGAGAATGATGTTCAAAATGGCTGCAAACCAGCCctggaggttgatgttgttgcaCTTGGCCTTGTACTCCTTGTCCCAGGCTCTCCAAGCGCCGTCAATTGGTCTGCAttggaagatggaaatgagCTCAAAGGTGATGAAGTATGCGACATTGAGGCCGATGAAGATCCAGCATGCCAGTCGAATATGTTTGCCAGGGAATACCTTCAGATAGAAAAGCAGGATGGAAATCTTTGTGATGGGCAGGGCTCCGAGATAGAGAAGTTCGTCCCAGTAGAACAGCTGGGCGTGTCAGTGACGTGAATGTGGATGATAAACGATGAGACTCACGTAAAGAAAATCAGTGATGTCGTCTGGTTGAACGTTCCATATATCTTTACCCAATCCGACCCGTGAGACTGTCAATCGGTCAGCAGTGAATTGAGACAATTTAAAAGCGTGGGCTTACTCTGCACAGACAAAGCATTGAGCGGTATCATCATAGCCTGTTCAAAGGTGAGCTGCttgtgttgaagagggaTTTGGTGATGCGTACCACTGCAAGCAGCATGACCCAATCGTCGGCTCCCCATGTTTGCTTCGCGGCAAACACTCTGGCCATTACCCGCAGGCCAAAGCCGATGAGGCCGAGAATAAGGAAGACGATACCGATGACCCATACCAGCGTTGTGCGATCGCGAGACGGCGCGTTGCAGGTATGCTTGGAGTAGCTCTGAGTTACTAAAGAGTCAATCAGTAACCCGGGGGACAGCGTGGGATAGATGAGAACAAACTCACACAAACTCTCTCTCACCGTGCAATTCGCCGCAACGCAAAGCGTGATCTTCTCATTAAGCTCAGCGTTTGTACAGATGCATGTCGTGTTCAGACCACAAGGCGACTTGATCGCCAACTCTTCAATGCAGAGAGCCTAGGCACAAGTTAGCCAACTGTATCTCGACGGCGGTAAAAAGCTTCACCTACACCACAAGTTGGAGGCTCTTCGGGCGCCGCGGCGGCCGATACACCAAGCTGAAATAAAGCCAGCACTAGTGCCAGCGAACCAAGGAGCTTCATTACCAACCCGGATCAAAAAGACCATAAACGGTATGGGCAGCTCGGAGCGAAGAAtgacagaagaagaagagagaccAAAACAGGTCGGGAACGCCGGGCGGATTCGTCCCtttcaaatcatcaacgtACGTGCAGAGAggacaacaacaacagcaatgATGAGGAATTGTTTCGGGCCAGGATATCCTGGTGATCAGCACCGAGCCAAAGAGCCGGTTCTGCTATGGATGTTTGTCTGCCTGGATGAATGTTATGTTGCTCTGAACGATGATACTCTGCTCCATGAACAGCTCGCAAGCTAGTCGGCAATCTCAACACAGGAACCCGGCGAATAGTCCAAATCCACTGGGAACAACCTCACTAGCGAGAGAACACTTGCTCTGGAATACTACACTGTCAGCCCGGTTTTTTTGCCCTTTCTTCCAGAGCAGGGGATGCCAGGCGATCAACAGAGCGATAATTTGGTGGGGGGTAAGGGTATCCTTGCGTTCTGTCTAGAGGGATTTGAACCCCTGGTGAAAAGTTGTGACCAGGATCTACTGGTTCCTTTACGCCGGGTCAAATGCCAAGTGTCGCTTGCGCGAGACAGCGATTTGGATCCTTCCTGTCAGAATTGACCTGCATGCTGAACATGTCACGACTCGCGACAGCTGTCAGACAGACAATTTACGCTGACTCGGGTTTTTCTTCGCACAAACTTGTACTGCACAGACCGGCCGGACTACTCGTATAGACTTGCGCTTACCCATCCGAGACACACAAAAATGTCGTGCGTTATTTTAACTTTCCCTCCAAAGTCGGCACTTCACAAAAACTTATCTCCATTCATAAACGCAGCGTCACATCGGGGAACTCAAAGCAGAAAAACGTGAAACGCCCGCCCAATGCCCTTTAGGCAAAGTCTTTCTTCAACGGGCATTGGTTGCCTGATTCGACCTAAGTGATGTGTTTCACTCAACTACCGAAAGTGGCTGTCTTTCCCGCCTACCGGCATACACGTCCCGGTTCCGTGGTTTGTCTATAGCCCTGGTTATGGCGGATACTCGGATTATGCAACCTGTCAGGAGAGGGGGGAAGCAGATCTTAATATCGACGGGACGGAATATGATTGCGCAATAAGGGTAGATAGGGAACAAGATAGCTGGCCAAACATATCGTATGTTTTTCCAATCCTCTCGGCATTTCTTTTACATACTTTTCTTCACACTCCTTTTTGGTACGCTCATTTACTAGACTAGCTGCTCATCATGCAGTGGCATCACTTTCTTTCAATTTTTCTCTGCGTAGGGGTGTATGGCTTCCCATCATACCTCGAAGGTCCTGTCGGAAAGGTCGTTTCCGAACGACTCTCTAGCAAAGTGAACGATGCAGTTCGAAGTCATGATAAGAAACGTTCGCTTGGTCTCGCGAGCAAGCCAATCAAAGTA comes from the Fusarium verticillioides 7600 chromosome 11, whole genome shotgun sequence genome and includes:
- a CDS encoding choline dehydrogenase, which encodes MRLSFVITCISVLADSAFALSSPKPHNPFIGKRDTAVEYDYVVVGSGAGGGPVAANLAVAGFKVLLIDAGGDSGDDWVEKLPALHLMSTEFEDTRWNYFVNHYPDEKQQKKDSKMVYQKTDGSYYTGLTPPTGAKPLGVLYPRAGTLGGCTRHNALITIAAHDSDWSYIASLTGDDSWNPDNMRSYFEKIEKNMYLPSSIIGHGFSGWLGTSLTSLSLVVEDQKLLSLIISAASAMGKGLLGFVLNTVAGLGQVLLRDLNAPGQTSKTGLYQVPLAMTDNVRGGPRDFILNTAKATNKDGSRKYHLDIKLNTLVTKINFDKSGSKPRAVGVNYMQGASLYRADPRSGSAKSTGTGSVKAKREVIISAGSFNTPQLLKLSGIGPRKELDSFKIPVVVDLPGVGTNMQDRYENTVIGKTDSDFVITSKCTFLETQPDPCLEQYKKGLGPITKGVYGTNGIAIAIVLKSSVAEDEPDLLISGAPAKFKGYFPGYAADSLADAEHWAWIILKAHSRNNAGTVTLKSTDPRDMPNINFNYFDTGVNANGEGDKDLQATYEGFQFARRAFDDLIPLDGDFPEVWPGSQTNTEKKAKQFLKDEAWGHHASCTAPIGADDDPMAVLDSEFKVRGTEGLRVVDASVFPKIPGFYIALPLYIVAEKASDVIIKAARSS